A part of Sinorhizobium chiapasense genomic DNA contains:
- a CDS encoding ligase-associated DNA damage response DEXH box helicase: MFPVNRIDSPLPDSDALTLPAPFLRWFAEKGWRPRAHQLELLSRAEAGESTLLIAPTGAGKTLAGFLPSLVDLTRRGKIPPGSPFIGIHTLYISPLKALAVDIERNLMKPVAEMGLPVRIENRTGDTPQGKRQRQRLNPPDILLTTPEQLALLIANGEAERFFRDLRYVVLDELHSLVTSKRGHLLSLGLARLRRLAPDLQTIGLSATVAEPMDLQRWLVAQAEEHENRAGLITVSGGAKPEISILRTDEHVPWAGHSARYAIADVYAAIRDHGTTLLFVNTRSQAEMLFQELWTINDDNLPIALHHGSLDVAQRRKVEAAMSENRLRAVVATSTLDLGIDWGDVDLVVHVGAPKGASRLAQRIGRANHRMDEPSRAILVPANRFEVMECQAALDANYIGAQDTPPIGRGALDVLAQHVLGTACARPFDAVDLHREITSVAPYADLSWETFERIVDFVATGGYALRTYERYARIRKTKDGLWRVSNPMVAQQYRLNVGTIVESPMLNVRMVKRNARGSLGRGGMTLGKVEEYFLEMLSPGDTFLFSGKVVRFEGIRENECLVSQAFSLDAKVPTYAGGKFPLSTYLAAQVRKMLADPARRASLPEQVRDWLALQKDVSMLPREDELLIETFPRGSRHYMVIYAFEGRLAHQTLGMLLTRRLDRTGLKPLGFVATDYSLAVWGLDDLGSAFRARRPSLAQLFDEDMLGDDLEAWLNESFLLKRTFRNCAVIAGLIDQRHPGKEKTGRQITVSADLIYDVLRAHEPDHILLEATRSDAATGLLDIGRLGSMLKRIKGHITHRRLDHISPLAVPVMLEIGREAVQGEAHDFLLSEAADDLINEAMGGGHDADE, from the coding sequence TTGTTCCCCGTGAACAGGATCGATTCTCCATTGCCGGATAGCGACGCGCTGACGTTGCCGGCGCCGTTTCTCCGGTGGTTCGCCGAGAAGGGCTGGCGACCCCGCGCCCACCAGCTTGAGCTCCTGTCCCGTGCGGAGGCGGGAGAAAGCACGCTTCTGATCGCGCCGACCGGCGCGGGCAAGACGCTTGCCGGATTTCTGCCGTCGCTTGTCGATCTCACTCGACGCGGCAAGATCCCGCCCGGCTCACCCTTCATCGGCATCCACACGCTCTACATATCGCCGCTGAAGGCGCTTGCGGTCGATATCGAGCGCAACCTGATGAAGCCGGTGGCGGAGATGGGCCTGCCGGTCAGGATCGAGAACCGCACCGGCGATACGCCGCAGGGCAAGCGGCAGCGCCAGAGGCTCAATCCGCCCGATATCCTGCTGACTACGCCCGAGCAACTGGCGCTCCTCATCGCCAATGGCGAGGCGGAGCGCTTCTTCAGGGATCTGCGTTACGTGGTACTCGACGAGTTGCACTCGCTCGTGACCTCCAAGCGTGGGCATCTGCTCTCGCTCGGCCTTGCGCGCCTGCGCCGGCTCGCGCCCGACCTTCAGACGATCGGCCTTTCGGCAACTGTCGCCGAGCCAATGGACTTGCAGCGCTGGCTCGTGGCCCAGGCTGAGGAACACGAGAATCGTGCCGGACTGATCACCGTTTCCGGCGGCGCGAAGCCGGAGATTTCGATCCTGCGCACCGACGAGCACGTGCCCTGGGCCGGGCATTCGGCGCGGTATGCGATCGCCGACGTCTATGCCGCGATCAGGGATCACGGCACGACGCTGCTTTTCGTCAACACCCGCAGCCAGGCGGAAATGCTGTTCCAGGAGCTCTGGACGATCAACGACGACAACCTGCCGATCGCGCTCCATCATGGTTCGCTCGATGTCGCGCAGCGCCGCAAGGTCGAGGCCGCCATGTCGGAAAACCGGCTGCGCGCCGTCGTCGCCACCTCGACGCTCGATCTCGGCATCGACTGGGGCGATGTCGATCTTGTCGTTCATGTCGGCGCTCCCAAAGGGGCGAGCCGCCTTGCCCAGCGCATCGGCCGAGCGAACCACCGCATGGACGAACCGAGCCGGGCGATTCTCGTGCCTGCCAACCGCTTCGAAGTGATGGAATGCCAGGCGGCGCTCGACGCCAATTATATCGGCGCCCAGGATACGCCGCCCATCGGCAGAGGTGCGCTCGACGTGCTGGCCCAACACGTCTTGGGAACTGCCTGCGCGAGACCCTTCGATGCCGTCGATCTTCATCGGGAGATCACCAGCGTGGCGCCTTACGCGGACCTGTCCTGGGAGACTTTCGAGCGCATCGTCGATTTCGTCGCCACCGGCGGCTATGCACTTCGCACTTACGAGCGCTACGCCCGCATCCGCAAGACGAAGGATGGGCTCTGGCGGGTGTCGAACCCGATGGTCGCCCAGCAATACCGCCTCAATGTCGGAACCATCGTCGAATCCCCGATGCTGAACGTGCGAATGGTAAAGCGCAACGCCCGCGGCTCGCTTGGCCGCGGCGGCATGACGCTCGGCAAGGTGGAGGAATATTTCCTCGAAATGCTGTCACCGGGCGACACATTTCTGTTTTCCGGCAAGGTCGTGCGTTTCGAGGGCATCCGCGAAAACGAATGCCTCGTCTCCCAGGCTTTTTCCCTCGATGCGAAGGTACCGACCTATGCCGGCGGAAAATTCCCGCTCTCCACCTACCTCGCGGCGCAGGTCCGCAAGATGCTCGCCGATCCCGCGCGGCGCGCTTCCTTGCCCGAACAGGTGCGCGACTGGCTGGCGCTGCAGAAGGATGTCTCCATGCTGCCGCGCGAGGACGAGCTGCTGATCGAGACCTTCCCGCGCGGCAGCCGGCATTACATGGTGATCTACGCCTTCGAAGGGCGGCTCGCCCATCAGACGCTCGGCATGCTCTTGACCCGTCGCCTCGACCGCACCGGCTTGAAACCGCTCGGCTTCGTCGCCACCGACTATTCGCTTGCCGTCTGGGGGCTCGACGATCTGGGCAGCGCCTTCCGGGCGCGCCGCCCGTCGCTCGCGCAACTCTTCGACGAGGACATGCTCGGCGACGACCTCGAAGCCTGGTTGAACGAATCCTTCCTCTTGAAGCGCACCTTCCGCAATTGCGCCGTCATCGCCGGATTGATCGATCAACGCCATCCGGGCAAAGAGAAGACCGGGCGGCAGATTACCGTTTCGGCCGATCTCATTTACGACGTATTGCGGGCGCACGAGCCGGACCACATCCTGCTGGAGGCAACGCGCAGCGACGCCGCGACGGGACTTTTGGACATCGGCCGGCTCGGCTCTATGCTGAAGCGAATCAAGGGGCACATCACCCACCGCCGACTCGATCATATCTCGCCGCTTGCGGTCCCGGTCATGCTGGAGATCGGACGCGAAGCGGTCCAGGGCGAGGCGCACGACTTCCTGCTTTCGGAAGCGGCCGACGACCTGATCAACGAAGCGATGGGCGGCGGCCACGATGCCGATGAGTAG
- a CDS encoding YitT family protein, with amino-acid sequence MAQISSVFGLWNTSPTRHTPVEDVQGIFSGSLVAALGLYFLASAGLLTGSTAGVAFLLHYAIGVNFGLAFFLLNLPFFYLSLKRLGPAFTIKTFIAIALTSFLTDMQSRLFQVGGIHPAWAALLGGLLLGYGLLALYRHRASLGGVGILGIYLQERFGIRAGLVQLAIDMVVLATAFAVTTPSVVIWSVLGAIVLNLFVAINHRADRYIAL; translated from the coding sequence ATGGCACAGATCAGCAGCGTCTTCGGTCTCTGGAACACCAGCCCCACCCGGCATACGCCGGTCGAGGACGTGCAGGGCATCTTTTCCGGCAGCCTCGTCGCTGCGCTCGGGCTTTATTTCCTCGCGAGTGCCGGACTTCTGACCGGCAGCACCGCCGGGGTCGCCTTCCTGCTGCATTACGCCATCGGCGTGAACTTCGGCCTTGCCTTCTTTCTCCTCAACCTGCCGTTCTTCTATCTCTCGCTGAAGCGGCTCGGGCCGGCCTTCACGATCAAGACTTTCATCGCCATCGCGTTGACGTCGTTCCTGACCGACATGCAGTCGCGCCTGTTTCAGGTCGGCGGAATCCATCCCGCCTGGGCCGCGCTGCTCGGCGGCCTGCTGCTTGGATACGGGCTGCTGGCGCTCTATCGCCACCGCGCGAGCCTCGGCGGAGTCGGCATACTGGGCATCTATCTGCAGGAGCGCTTCGGCATTCGCGCCGGGCTGGTGCAGCTTGCAATCGACATGGTCGTGCTCGCTACTGCCTTTGCCGTAACGACGCCGTCCGTCGTCATCTGGTCGGTGCTCGGCGCGATCGTCCTCAACCTGTTCGTGGCCATCAACCACCGCGCCGATCGCTATATCGCGCTTTAA
- a CDS encoding class I SAM-dependent methyltransferase produces the protein MTLNQLSSGDLIADRRADYAKMLAEAGEPQSAAELMAQALERAPDWAAGWFRLADYEEKSGRKEAAIEALRNTLRLNPEDIFGAGLKLALLGAAETPEQPPSVYVERLFDDYAERFDKALVEKLDYSVPEKLAALIDRATGSRRFHHVTDLGCGTGLFGERIRHRCDYLEGFDLSANMLAKAEAKAIYNGLAQADLSLAPERSGAFGDLPAARADLVSAADVLMYLGNLESVFMIADRLLAPGGLFAFSVEDAATEEGFILRPSLRYAHSEPYIADLCDERGFSLIAAERTVIRSDVGKPIAGILFLARKPA, from the coding sequence ATGACCCTCAACCAGCTCTCCTCCGGCGATCTGATCGCCGATCGCCGCGCCGACTACGCCAAAATGCTCGCCGAAGCCGGTGAACCGCAAAGTGCGGCGGAACTGATGGCCCAGGCGCTCGAACGCGCGCCCGACTGGGCCGCCGGCTGGTTTCGGCTGGCGGACTATGAGGAAAAATCTGGCCGAAAAGAGGCAGCGATCGAGGCACTCCGCAACACGCTGCGGCTCAATCCCGAGGATATTTTCGGCGCTGGCCTGAAACTCGCCCTTCTCGGCGCGGCCGAGACACCCGAACAGCCACCGAGCGTCTATGTCGAACGCCTCTTCGACGACTATGCGGAGCGCTTCGACAAGGCCCTCGTCGAAAAGCTCGACTACAGCGTGCCCGAAAAGCTCGCAGCGTTGATCGACCGAGCGACCGGCAGCCGCCGTTTTCATCACGTCACGGATCTCGGCTGCGGCACCGGCCTCTTCGGCGAGCGCATCCGCCATCGCTGCGACTATCTCGAAGGCTTTGATCTCTCCGCCAACATGCTGGCCAAGGCGGAGGCAAAGGCGATCTACAACGGTCTGGCGCAGGCGGACCTGTCGCTTGCGCCGGAAAGATCGGGCGCGTTCGGCGATTTGCCGGCCGCAAGGGCCGATCTTGTCAGCGCGGCGGATGTGCTGATGTATCTCGGCAATCTCGAAAGTGTCTTCATGATTGCGGACAGACTGCTCGCACCCGGCGGTCTCTTCGCCTTTTCGGTCGAGGACGCTGCAACGGAGGAGGGATTCATCCTCCGGCCGTCGCTGCGGTACGCGCATTCCGAGCCCTATATCGCCGATCTTTGCGACGAACGCGGATTTTCGCTGATCGCAGCGGAGCGCACGGTCATTCGCAGCGATGTCGGAAAGCCGATCGCGGGCATACTGTTCCTTGCGCGGAAGCCTGCATAG
- a CDS encoding DUF6460 domain-containing protein produces the protein MSDGLNKFLGDTPLRVLVKLVVVSILVGFVMTVFDWYPVDVFFAIRNFLLDLWRTGFAALGRVGDYLLLGAAIVIPAFLILRVLSYRR, from the coding sequence ATGTCGGACGGCCTTAACAAGTTTCTGGGGGATACGCCGCTGCGCGTGCTGGTCAAGCTCGTCGTCGTGTCGATCCTGGTCGGTTTCGTCATGACCGTGTTCGACTGGTATCCGGTCGACGTCTTTTTTGCCATTCGCAATTTCCTGCTCGACCTGTGGCGTACGGGTTTCGCGGCCCTCGGAAGGGTCGGCGACTATCTGTTGCTCGGGGCGGCAATCGTCATACCCGCCTTCCTCATCCTTCGTGTTTTGAGTTATCGACGGTAA
- a CDS encoding CAP domain-containing protein, protein MQHQQFFIRRRVLLRAGGFLSLGVLAGCTTSNLLSTGEGSGGDQTTATLGYVNTLRKDRGLTSLVHDPVASVAALSQAARMARVGKMQHNIGWRDSFHDRMKEQGVTLPAAENIAMGQDDAESAYNAWFRSPKHLENMLGSYRGLGVAVAQNSASGNRPYWAMVLSG, encoded by the coding sequence ATGCAGCATCAGCAGTTCTTCATCCGCAGGCGCGTCCTGTTGCGGGCTGGCGGTTTCCTCTCACTCGGCGTGCTCGCCGGCTGCACGACATCAAACCTCCTATCTACCGGCGAAGGCAGCGGAGGCGACCAGACGACGGCGACGCTTGGCTACGTCAACACGCTGCGGAAGGATCGCGGGCTGACGTCGCTTGTTCACGACCCGGTCGCGTCGGTCGCGGCGTTGAGCCAGGCGGCGCGCATGGCGCGTGTCGGCAAGATGCAGCACAACATTGGCTGGCGCGACAGCTTCCACGACCGGATGAAAGAGCAGGGCGTTACGCTTCCGGCTGCGGAAAATATCGCCATGGGCCAGGACGATGCGGAGAGCGCTTACAACGCCTGGTTCCGTTCTCCGAAGCACCTCGAAAACATGCTCGGCAGCTACCGCGGCCTCGGTGTTGCGGTGGCGCAGAATTCCGCTTCCGGAAACCGCCCCTATTGGGCCATGGTGCTCTCCGGCTGA
- a CDS encoding MATE family efflux transporter → MAATETLERDPHAGEAGPFHVTNRLIFSIALPMTLGFLTTPLLGLVDTAVVGRLGRADLLAGLAIGAVMFDLIFTTFNFLRASTTGLVAQAYGRGDRREQQAVFWRSLVIALVSGVAIVLLSPLLFVAGLWLMAPGADVEAVTRTYFFYRILSGPAALANYAILGFVLGRGEGSIGLLLQTLINGINIVLAVLLGLVLGWGVTGVALATVTGEVIGAVAGFAIVYGRFDRRDAPDWGAIFARERLTPLFGLNRDIMIRSFVLLAAFALMTRIGTAFGPVTLAANAVLMTIFLVAGYYLDGLANAAEQLTGRSIGAGYRPAFDRALRMTAFWSLGLAALTTLAFLVFGDALVDVLTTAPDVRALAYEYMPWAALTALTGALAFLMDGVFIGATWSRDMRNMMLAAFIGYVLALGILIPFFGNHGLWAGLNLFLLMRGAFLLMLVPRRAAQAFRAAQ, encoded by the coding sequence ATGGCCGCCACGGAAACCCTCGAACGTGACCCGCATGCCGGCGAAGCCGGCCCTTTTCACGTCACCAATCGGCTGATTTTTTCGATCGCCCTGCCGATGACGCTGGGGTTCCTCACGACGCCGCTGCTTGGTCTGGTCGACACCGCGGTGGTCGGCCGCCTCGGCCGTGCGGATCTGCTGGCCGGGCTCGCGATCGGCGCCGTGATGTTCGACCTGATCTTCACGACCTTCAACTTTCTCCGGGCGTCGACGACAGGTCTCGTGGCGCAGGCATATGGCCGGGGCGACCGGCGGGAGCAGCAGGCGGTCTTCTGGCGCTCGCTGGTGATCGCGCTTGTCTCGGGCGTCGCGATCGTCCTGCTCTCGCCTTTGCTGTTTGTCGCCGGTCTGTGGCTGATGGCGCCCGGTGCCGATGTCGAAGCGGTCACGCGCACCTATTTCTTCTATCGGATCCTTTCCGGGCCGGCGGCGCTCGCCAATTATGCGATCCTCGGCTTCGTCCTCGGCCGCGGTGAGGGCTCCATCGGACTGTTGCTGCAGACGCTCATCAACGGCATCAACATCGTGCTGGCCGTCCTGCTCGGCCTGGTCCTCGGTTGGGGCGTGACCGGTGTGGCGCTGGCGACCGTGACCGGCGAAGTCATCGGCGCAGTCGCCGGCTTCGCGATCGTCTACGGACGATTTGACCGGCGCGATGCACCGGACTGGGGCGCCATCTTTGCCCGCGAGCGGCTGACGCCGCTGTTTGGTCTCAACCGCGACATCATGATCCGCTCCTTCGTGCTGCTCGCCGCCTTCGCGCTGATGACGCGGATCGGCACGGCCTTCGGGCCGGTGACGCTTGCCGCCAACGCCGTGCTGATGACGATCTTCCTCGTCGCGGGATACTATCTCGACGGCCTCGCCAATGCGGCCGAGCAGCTTACCGGACGGTCGATCGGTGCCGGATATCGTCCGGCCTTCGATCGCGCTCTGCGGATGACCGCGTTTTGGTCGCTGGGGCTCGCCGCCCTGACGACGCTCGCCTTCCTCGTCTTCGGCGATGCCCTGGTCGACGTGCTGACGACCGCGCCAGACGTGCGGGCGCTCGCTTACGAATACATGCCTTGGGCGGCGCTGACGGCGCTGACCGGCGCGCTCGCCTTCCTAATGGATGGCGTTTTCATCGGCGCGACCTGGTCACGCGACATGCGCAACATGATGCTGGCGGCCTTTATCGGCTATGTGCTCGCACTCGGCATACTGATCCCGTTCTTCGGCAATCACGGGCTTTGGGCAGGACTCAACCTGTTCCTGCTCATGCGCGGCGCGTTCCTGCTGATGCTTGTACCGCGCCGTGCCGCTCAGGCGTTTCGTGCAGCCCAATAG
- a CDS encoding quinone-dependent dihydroorotate dehydrogenase: MIDTLKFLSRSGLFLLDPEAAHGLSIKALKSGLVPSCAAPADPRLEQEIAGLTFANPIGMAAGYDKNAEVPEALLKIGFGFTEIGTVTPKPQPGNDKPRIFRLVEDQAVINRLGFNNEGHGAALARLQGCSRQALIGVNIGANKDSADRISDYVAGIRTFYPVARYFTANISSPNTPGLRDLQARESLAALLSAVLAARNEEATKSAKRIPVFLKIAPDLTEEGMDDIAAEVLAHNLDGLIVSNTTLARDGLKDQRQAREAGGLSGKPLFEKSTAVLARMRKRVGPALPIIGVGGVHSAETAAEKIRAGADLVQLYSCMVYEGPGLPSRIVRGLSELCDREQLASIRDIRDSRLGYWAARNA; the protein is encoded by the coding sequence ATGATCGACACACTGAAATTCCTCTCACGCAGCGGCCTGTTCCTTCTCGATCCGGAGGCCGCGCACGGTCTATCGATCAAGGCGCTCAAGAGCGGGCTCGTGCCAAGTTGCGCGGCGCCGGCCGATCCGCGCCTCGAACAGGAAATCGCCGGCCTCACCTTCGCCAATCCGATCGGCATGGCGGCCGGGTACGACAAGAATGCGGAGGTGCCGGAGGCACTCCTGAAGATCGGTTTCGGCTTCACCGAAATCGGCACGGTCACGCCGAAGCCACAGCCCGGCAACGACAAGCCCCGCATCTTCCGGCTGGTGGAAGACCAGGCGGTCATCAACCGCCTTGGGTTCAACAATGAGGGACACGGTGCCGCGCTCGCGCGCCTTCAGGGCTGCTCGCGCCAGGCACTGATCGGCGTCAATATCGGCGCCAACAAGGACAGTGCCGACCGCATCAGCGACTATGTGGCGGGGATCCGGACGTTCTACCCGGTCGCACGCTATTTCACCGCCAACATCTCGTCGCCGAACACGCCCGGCCTGCGCGACCTCCAAGCTCGCGAAAGCCTGGCAGCACTGCTTTCGGCCGTCCTCGCAGCCCGGAACGAGGAAGCGACGAAAAGCGCGAAACGAATCCCCGTCTTCCTGAAGATCGCCCCCGATCTTACCGAAGAAGGAATGGACGACATCGCGGCAGAAGTATTGGCGCACAATCTCGACGGCCTGATCGTCTCCAACACCACGCTTGCGCGCGACGGATTGAAGGATCAGCGACAGGCCAGGGAAGCGGGCGGCCTCTCCGGCAAGCCGCTTTTCGAAAAATCGACGGCAGTGCTCGCGCGGATGCGCAAGCGTGTCGGCCCCGCCCTGCCGATCATCGGCGTCGGCGGCGTCCACTCGGCGGAAACAGCGGCGGAGAAGATCCGCGCCGGCGCCGATCTCGTCCAGCTCTATTCCTGCATGGTCTACGAGGGGCCGGGGCTGCCTAGCCGGATCGTGCGAGGCCTATCCGAGCTCTGCGATCGCGAGCAGCTTGCCTCCATCCGCGACATCCGCGATAGCCGGCTGGGCTATTGGGCTGCACGAAACGCCTGA
- a CDS encoding DUF952 domain-containing protein: MNAIIYKIVPALLWQEARRAGQFTGAPVDLADGFIHFSTGDQVVETAARHFEGQEDLLLVAIDGAALGEKLVYEPSRGGALFPHLYGPLPLDAVIWEKPLPLGADGLHVFPEFLP, translated from the coding sequence ATGAACGCCATTATATACAAGATCGTTCCGGCACTTCTATGGCAGGAGGCGCGGCGAGCAGGACAGTTCACCGGGGCGCCAGTCGACCTTGCCGATGGCTTCATCCACTTCTCGACCGGGGACCAGGTCGTCGAAACGGCCGCAAGACACTTCGAAGGGCAGGAGGACTTGCTGCTTGTCGCCATCGACGGAGCCGCCCTTGGAGAAAAGCTCGTCTACGAACCTTCGCGCGGCGGCGCGCTGTTTCCGCATCTCTACGGGCCGCTCCCGCTCGATGCGGTGATCTGGGAAAAGCCCTTGCCATTGGGTGCCGACGGCCTCCACGTCTTTCCCGAGTTTTTACCATGA